One Phaseolus vulgaris cultivar G19833 chromosome 2, P. vulgaris v2.0, whole genome shotgun sequence DNA window includes the following coding sequences:
- the LOC137810349 gene encoding uncharacterized protein isoform X1 — protein sequence MEDSFFDMVEFLKKPSITETFVDILLCAVPIWLAVMIGLLIGWSWRPRWTGLVFLGLRSKFRFLWTAPPGFGARRLWFAFTAVSAFSICRTYWFNFKGRAKAKAQDPSPSQSDISDSNATDRTNRSGDWAEERGQDTVTQADLEHFLLLLEGKDGVMDRQCFMERSTPNMQYKAWRHDPEQTGPTVYRSRTVFEDATPELVRDFFWDDDFRPKWDPMLAYCKVLEECPRNGTMISHWIKKFPFFCSDREYIIARRIWQSGNTYYCVTKGVSHPSLPIRDKPRRVEHYFSSWVIKPVESRKGDGQLSACEVTLLHYEDMGIPKDVAKLGVRHGMWGAVKKLHLGMRAYQNARKTESSLSRCALMASKTTKISSDSNISEPSSSMEDGMQATSNTAQKGHGIDWKWVALGGTVALVLGLHNGAVGRVLLLGAGHRIARR from the exons ATGGAGGATTCTTTCTTTGACATGGTGGAGTTTCTGAAGAAACCCTCGATAACGGAGACATTCGTCGACATTTTGCTATGCGCCGTTCCGATTTGGTTGGCGGTTATGATCGGCCTGCTCATCGGCTGGTCCTGGCGCCCGCGCTGGACGGGGCTCGTCTTCCTCGGCCTCCGCAGCAAGTTCCGATTTCTCTGGACGGCGCCGCCGGGGTTCGGCGCTCGCCGCCTCTGGTTCGCCTTCACCGCGGTCTCCGCCTTCTCCATATGCCGCACCTACTGGTTCAATTTCAAAGGCAGAGCCAAGGCCAAAGCTCAAGATCCCTCGCCTTCGCAATCTGATATCTCCGACTCCAACGCCACCGACCGCACCAATCG GTCCGGTGATTGGGCTGAGGAGAGGGGGCAGGACACTGTTACACAAGCTGATTTggagcattttcttcttcttcttgaaggGAAAGATGGAGTGATGGACCGGCAATGTTTTATGGAGAGGTCAACACCAAACATGCAATACAAAGCTTGGCGTCATGATCCTGAG CAGACAGGTCCTACAGTTTACCGTAGTAGAACCGTCTTTGAAGATGCCACTCCAGAGTTGGTGAGGGATTTCTTCTGGGACGATGACTTCCGTCCTAAATGGGATCCTATGCTTGCATACTGCAAAGTGTTGGAGGAATGCCCTCGTAATGGGACAATGATTTCTCACTGGATTAAAAAG TTCCCCTTCTTCTGTAGTGATAGAGAATATATTATTGCTCGAAGAATATGGCAGTCTGGAAACACGTACTATTGTGTCACTAAG GGGGTATCCCATCCAAGTTTGCCAATACGGGATAAGCCCAGACGTGTGGAGCACTACTTTTCTAGTTGGGTAATCAAACCAG TGGAATCTCGCAAAGGAGATGGTCAGCTGTCTGCATGCGAGGTTACCCTGTTACATTATGAAGACATGGGGATTCCCAAAGATGTTGCCAAGTTGGGAGTTCGCCATGGAATGTGGGGAGCTGTCAAGAAATTGCACTTAGGAATGAGAGCTTACCAGAATGCTAGGAAAACAGAGTCTTCTTTATCAAGATGTGCATTGATGGCAAGTAAAACAACCAAGATTTCTTCTGACAGCAACATCTCAGAGCCTTCGTCTTCCATGGAAGATGGGATGCAAGCCACGTCTAATACCGCACAAAAGGGTCATGGCATTGATTGGAAGTGGGTGGCTCTAGGTGGCACTGTTGCCCTGGTTTTGGGTCTTCATAATGGGGCTGTAGGGAGAGTGTTGTTATTGGGAGCAGGGCACAGAATTGCGCGGAGGTGA
- the LOC137810349 gene encoding uncharacterized protein isoform X2: MEDSFFDMVEFLKKPSITETFVDILLCAVPIWLAVMIGLLIGWSWRPRWTGLVFLGLRSKFRFLWTAPPGFGARRLWFAFTAVSAFSICRTYWFNFKGRAKAKAQDPSPSQSDISDSNATDRTNRSGDWAEERGQDTVTQADLEHFLLLLEGKDGVMDRQCFMERSTPNMQYKAWRHDPETGPTVYRSRTVFEDATPELVRDFFWDDDFRPKWDPMLAYCKVLEECPRNGTMISHWIKKFPFFCSDREYIIARRIWQSGNTYYCVTKGVSHPSLPIRDKPRRVEHYFSSWVIKPVESRKGDGQLSACEVTLLHYEDMGIPKDVAKLGVRHGMWGAVKKLHLGMRAYQNARKTESSLSRCALMASKTTKISSDSNISEPSSSMEDGMQATSNTAQKGHGIDWKWVALGGTVALVLGLHNGAVGRVLLLGAGHRIARR; encoded by the exons ATGGAGGATTCTTTCTTTGACATGGTGGAGTTTCTGAAGAAACCCTCGATAACGGAGACATTCGTCGACATTTTGCTATGCGCCGTTCCGATTTGGTTGGCGGTTATGATCGGCCTGCTCATCGGCTGGTCCTGGCGCCCGCGCTGGACGGGGCTCGTCTTCCTCGGCCTCCGCAGCAAGTTCCGATTTCTCTGGACGGCGCCGCCGGGGTTCGGCGCTCGCCGCCTCTGGTTCGCCTTCACCGCGGTCTCCGCCTTCTCCATATGCCGCACCTACTGGTTCAATTTCAAAGGCAGAGCCAAGGCCAAAGCTCAAGATCCCTCGCCTTCGCAATCTGATATCTCCGACTCCAACGCCACCGACCGCACCAATCG GTCCGGTGATTGGGCTGAGGAGAGGGGGCAGGACACTGTTACACAAGCTGATTTggagcattttcttcttcttcttgaaggGAAAGATGGAGTGATGGACCGGCAATGTTTTATGGAGAGGTCAACACCAAACATGCAATACAAAGCTTGGCGTCATGATCCTGAG ACAGGTCCTACAGTTTACCGTAGTAGAACCGTCTTTGAAGATGCCACTCCAGAGTTGGTGAGGGATTTCTTCTGGGACGATGACTTCCGTCCTAAATGGGATCCTATGCTTGCATACTGCAAAGTGTTGGAGGAATGCCCTCGTAATGGGACAATGATTTCTCACTGGATTAAAAAG TTCCCCTTCTTCTGTAGTGATAGAGAATATATTATTGCTCGAAGAATATGGCAGTCTGGAAACACGTACTATTGTGTCACTAAG GGGGTATCCCATCCAAGTTTGCCAATACGGGATAAGCCCAGACGTGTGGAGCACTACTTTTCTAGTTGGGTAATCAAACCAG TGGAATCTCGCAAAGGAGATGGTCAGCTGTCTGCATGCGAGGTTACCCTGTTACATTATGAAGACATGGGGATTCCCAAAGATGTTGCCAAGTTGGGAGTTCGCCATGGAATGTGGGGAGCTGTCAAGAAATTGCACTTAGGAATGAGAGCTTACCAGAATGCTAGGAAAACAGAGTCTTCTTTATCAAGATGTGCATTGATGGCAAGTAAAACAACCAAGATTTCTTCTGACAGCAACATCTCAGAGCCTTCGTCTTCCATGGAAGATGGGATGCAAGCCACGTCTAATACCGCACAAAAGGGTCATGGCATTGATTGGAAGTGGGTGGCTCTAGGTGGCACTGTTGCCCTGGTTTTGGGTCTTCATAATGGGGCTGTAGGGAGAGTGTTGTTATTGGGAGCAGGGCACAGAATTGCGCGGAGGTGA
- the LOC137810352 gene encoding uncharacterized protein At2g34160-like translates to MAMEIMEGAPQKKNADTSAVKEKGKKIIRIQVSKTKKPFFFYLNLAKKYIKQDNDIELCALGMAIPTVVIISEILKSNGWAIEKDIMTSTVCSKEDKEGRGIPKAKLGILLGKAADMEQSTIENERTIENESSDDTKASS, encoded by the exons ATGGCAATGGAGATAATGGAGGGTGCTCCTCAGAAGAAGAACGCCGACACTAGTGCCGTCAAAGAGAAAGGCAAGAAGATAATTCGAATTCAGGTTTCGAAAACCAAGAAACCTTTCTTCTTCTACCTCAATCTCGCCAAG AAGTACATAAAGCAGGACAATGACATCGAGCTCTGTGCACTTGGCATGG CTATTCCAACTGTTGTGATCATCtctgagattttgaaaagtaaCGGTTGGGCAATTGAGAAAG ATATCATGACATCCACTGTTTGTTCCAAGGAAGACAAAGAAGGTCGTGGGATTCCAAAGGCTAAG CTTGGGATTTTGCTGGGAAAGGCTGCAGATATGGAACAAAGCACCATTGAGAATGAAAGAACTATTGAGAATGAAAGCAGTGATGATACTAAGGCATCTTCCTAA
- the LOC137810350 gene encoding protein CDC73 homolog, whose amino-acid sequence MDPLSALREFTMRGEVEKIVRLNNEFRFGEEYTFPCWVETAFRSTKGNRYTLETLVHYIKNHHLKHTEYIQNTFAVGIPSVTLPDRKPLLHYLQGTLASTDSIEYRPEDPSFAPKSTLLPSQAQAQAQPQDQPDKLDLISLITSVERPLKDRQALLECKNRDFYSVLVAATKREEDRQRMESQQRKDGLVAKSRLMAADDRGLGFSDDMGGYDPTPKPKMHLKGTKIGEGVPIILVPSAFQTLITIYNVKEFLEDGVYIPTDVKVKQMKGARPDCVTVQKKLSRDRVVTAYEVRDKPSTLKPDDWDRVVAVFVLGKEWQFKEWPFKDHVEIFNKIIGFFMRFEDDSLESAKNVKQWNVKIISISKNKRHQDRAAALDVWERLEEFVRARSRS is encoded by the exons ATGGATCCGCTGTCGGCGCTTCGAGAGTTCACGATGAGAGGGGAAGTGGAGAAGATCGTGCGTCTCAACAATGAGTTCCGATTCGGAGAAGAGTACACCTTCCCCTGCTGGGTGGAGACCGCGTTTCGTTCCACCAAGGGCAACCGTTACACTCTTGAAACCCTAGTTCACTACATCAAGAACCACCACCTCAAGCACACCGAGTACATCCAGAACACCTTCGCCGTCGGCATCCCCTCCGTCACCCTCCCCGACCGCAAACCCCTCCTCCACTACCTCCAGGGCACCCTCGCCTCCACCGATTCCATCGAGTACCGCCCCGAGGACCCCTCCTTCGCCCCCAAATCCACCCTCCTCCCTTCGCAGGCCCAGGCCCAGGCCCAGCCCCAGGATCAGCCCGACAAATTGGACCTCATCTCGCTCATCACTTCCGTCGAGAGGCCCTTGAAGGACCGCCAGGCCCTCCTCGAGTGCAAGAATCGCGACTTCTACAGCGTCCTCGTCGCCGCCACCAAGCGGGAGGAGGACCGCCAGAGGATGGAGTCGCAGCAGAGGAAGGACGGGCTCGTGGCCAAGAGTCGCCTGATGGCCGCCGATGACAGGGGTTTAGGGTTTTCCGACGACATGGGCGGCTACGACCCCACCCCGAAGCCCAAGATGCACTTGAAGGGCACCAAAATTGGGGAGGGCGTCCCCATCATCTTGGTCCCCAGTGCCTTTCAGACGCTTATCACTATCTACAACGTGAAGGAGTTCTTGGAGGACGGTGTTTATATACCCACTGATGTTAAGGTGAAGCAGATGAAAGGTGCCAGGCCCGATTGCGTCACTGTGCAGAAGAAGCTCAGTAGGGATAGGGTTGTGACCGCTTATGAAGTGAGGGATAAGCCTTCTACTCTTAAACCCGACGACTGGGATCGGGTTGTTGCTGTTTTCGTGTTGGGCAAGGAGTGGCAGTTTAAGGAATGGCCTTTCAAGGACCATGTTGAAATTTTCAACAAAA TTATTGGATTTTTCATGCGATTTGAAGATGATAGTTTGGAGTCAGCAAAGAATGTCAAGCAGTGGAATGTCAAGATTATCTCA ATTAGTAAGAATAAGAGACATCAGGACAGGGCTGCGGCATTGGATGTGTGGGAGAGACTAGAAGAATTTGTACGCGCAAGATCACGTTCTTGA